The Yamadazyma tenuis chromosome 2, complete sequence sequence GAAGTGTTTAGCAAAGGTAAATAATCCACCATCTCTAAACCCTCGTGCGCAGGCTCTTCCATTTTTCACCACATCTTCAATCGTGGTACCAAAACTTCGAACTCCTAGAAGCTGGTGTGAAAGCTTGGTAACCACATCGATCACAGGACCAAGCATGATCAGAAATCCGATCTGCTTTAATTCTAGGGCCAAAGCCTTCAGAACTTGATAAACAAGTTCTGTATCACCTATGGCTGATAAGGCCATTGCACCGGGAAACTGACTCAAGTACTCTGGATCAAATAACTGATTGATTATGCCTCCTTCTTGATCGATGGCAAACAAAAGTGGATACTTGTAGTTTGCTTCGGTGTAAGCGATGTATTGTAAGTCTCTGATCAATTTTGTCATTTGTTTGACACTGACGGAGTTCTTTTTGGACATGAGAATTGTTGACACTCGGTGTTCCACAATCAAATGATAAGCCTGTGACGTTACTCCCGTTCCTTCAAACCCACCACATAGAAGCTGGCCAACCGGTAAGTTGGATTTATCTCTGGAAGACATGAGGGACTCAGTACTGGTTCCAAGATGTTTTTCCTACTGGCTCTAGATTAAAACGCGATTTCCTTCCCCATATTCAAAATCCTCATCATGCCATTCTTCAGTAAGTGACCAGTGCATTTTATGTTTTAATAAATAAACTCCATACTAACATGAACGAAGTTCCATTCTCCATAAAGATGGCCATAACTGCCGGGGCTCTCCTTGGTGGTACCGTGGCCCTTGTAAATAATAAGGAAAGAGTACTCGAGTTTGGGGAGAAGTTGTTCCAGGGAGGAGCCGATTTCTGTAAAGAAAGCCTCgaaaaacacaaacaagGAATAGTGTATGCAGCGGACCTTAGTGACGGCGAACTTGAAGACTACGACTCGGAGTCTGCTACtgacttggaaaccttGTTTTCTAAAAGTGAAATGACCACACCAGACGCTTCTGACGTGGAATGGGAACACGATTTGGAGATCGACTTGGTCGATTGAATACCATAAACACGTCAAGGAAGGGTATGGATCAAAGTGTATACGGTTATATATTCGGGCAATAAAAACAATTCATAATCATAAATTCACAATCAAAAGGTCTAGCTCACCACCGCTAAAACTACCACCAATACAAATATACAAAGAGCAACTAGAAGAATGCAGCTCCATTTCCccttctttttctggtACTCGTGAGCCTTTGTGAGCTCGTGTGATGCCTGTTGGGTGTTTTGTTGGAGGTCAGCAATGTTGTCTTCGACTAAATCTAGTTGTTCTCCCTGTTGATGGATTAATGCACCCAAGTCTTTGAATATCGTATTGACTTCCTGGATTCCTTCGGCCGCCTGTTCTATCTCCCGGTTTCTCTCTTCGGTCAAAAGCCGATGGTACTCGAGTTCAGTTTCTTGTATTATGTCTTGATCTTGCACCTGGagctgttgttgctgttggcTGTGATACTGGGGTTGTGGGTTGTCTGGGAGTAGAGGCGTTGCCTCAGTCACCTTGAGCGGATACAAGCGCTTCTTGTCTGAATATTCCTTGAAAGATCTCGCATATTGTCTGTGGAGGTCATTATATTCGGTGACTAgtctttctttgatgatgatttgacgGTTGGTTATTTCAAACTTACTATCTGTTTTTTCATCAGAATTTTTGGTGATTAAGGCGGCAAGGTTGGCCATaagcttcttgatggcTCGTTCTAGTCCGCTAAGTTTGACTGTGAGTGAGTCTAGCAGGCTTCTTAATTCGGTATTGTCTCGTTTAGATCCGACACTCCTCCGCTGAGACTCAAACTGAGAGATAAGGtttccaaatacttgaagcTGAGTAGAAGTACTGTCGATGATcttgtcaagttcattttGGGAGATAGAGTGGTTCTCTTCGGTTATACGGCTGCCATTGGTGGACTTTTGCGCTTCTAGATCGAAGTTGGCAAAGGACATGATGTTGAGTCAGCTTTCCTAATTTGTTTTTAGGACTGCGAAGTGATGTTGTACTTTCCTCGTCTACCAAAATGCTCCATTTGTAGCCATATTGGAGTGGAGTAATTGGCTGGAAGTTCATGAATAAAGTAGAAATCCAATGGTATATAGTGGCTAGAGGAAAGTGCTAGACGTTCTTTGACCCTATATATGTAACTTTTTCAGCCTTTTTCTTATGTTGACTTCGCTCTGGGCATTAAATCCTGGACTACCTGCTGTAAACCCAAAATAGGACATTCCCATACCCCAACAGCCCTGTCTAATAGTTCCATTCTAACGTTCAATATGGGCAATTTTCAAGGTTTTTACCGTCACCTTGCAGGCTTCTGGTGGTATATAGGAAACCTTAGGTATTTCTTTtgctttttgcaacttttgcGATTTCTATATAAACCTCAAAGTGGAACAGTATCCAAGAACTCTAAGTTAAAATGCGTTTCCCGAGATCTCTCCTACTCCCTATTTGCCTTGCCTTTGTTCAAGCCTATCCTACTCagaacacaaacaacagTTCTATTGTCTTGTCCGCCCAAGAACAAACTGAATTGTCACCGGTGATTGCTAGCTTGCAACAGTTTaaccaagaacttgggtttgaaaaaaGACATTTGTTTGATAAAAGATCAAACATCCCTGTGTTGGATAAGGTTTTGACATTATTGAACGATACCAACATTGCCAACATCGTTATTAATCATGTGTTGTTAAGTCCCACCTTATTGGACCTTTCTACTAACGCTACGATTTTCGTTTTGagattgaacttggtaAACTATGACAACTTGTTTATTGCAATTGAAAAGTCGGGCTTGGTCAACCAATTAATTTTGGCAGCCTTGGATAATCCTAATACTTTACCTGGTGTGCTTAGGCTCATCgatgacttgttgaaggataaCGGTATTaatttttcttctttgactTCTCACAAAAGACAGTTGGACTTTGAAACCTTCGCACCTGTTGAGAGGAGAGAGAGCAAGACGTTGACCAAGAGAGAAAGTGAATTACTTGACGAATTGTTTACATCGCTCAGAGATTCTGGTTTGGTTGTGTCTGTGGTCctgaacttgttgaccaaccCTGACTTGGCTGCACCATCGGCTCAATTCTTGACTGAAATCTTGAGGTCCGGAGCCATTTCTGTCCCTGAGGTTTTACAGGCTCTTATTGAATCTGGTGCCTTGATCAATATTCTCAAAGACGTGTTGACTGACCGTGCTATCTTGGAAAAAGTTGCTCAAATTGTGGTTGACAGAATTTCCAAAGGTATTATTCCCAAGAATTTGTCTGAccaaatttttcaccagtAAATAATTGTTGTTTCCTATGTAGTTTTAATAAATGTTTAATAGCTAAAACACACGCTCGCAGATTCccaattttgcaaccattttCGTGAAAACGCGTTTTTTTTGAATCGCGTACACTTCAAAACTACCtgtattttttttcttcttccattCGCTTGTGTTCAACTTTCGACCATGATGCTGTCCAAGAATGCTAGACGcgagaagttgaagcttCTCAAACAGGCCAGAGAACTCGGAAGAAATGTCGAGCTTTCcgaccaagaagaagaagcaggtGGGATTTATGATGAAGTTGACGAAGACACCTTTAGACAACACAAACGTAACCAGATGATGAATGATGACTTCATCGTGGACGATGACGGCGAAGGCTACGTCGACAATGGTGCCGATGAGTGGGATGATACCACCAGGCCCAATTATTAttctgatgaagaagaagatgtaGGCTCCAaaagaaagagaaccaAGAAACCAGCCAAAGTCACCAAGACTTCTCAGATTAATAACTTCTTTAAACCCAAAGGGTTTGAAATTGCAAGCAAGCCAAAACCAAAGGTCGTGGAGGCcgatattgatgatattctCAACGACTTCGACGACGTGGCGCCTGCTCCCAAGAAACCCAGAGTCAATGTCTTTGGAAGCACTTCTTCAGTGAACAGAAATAAGCCTGCTTCGAGAAACCCTTTCAACAGACCGGCTGCTACCTCCAGGAGAGCAGAGCCAACAACTGCTTCTGACGATTCTTCAGATGTGACCATCAGCATGAATGACCAACCATCGTCTCCGATTAAAACTGCCGTTCAGGAAGACGTGGACACATTTTCAAAGGATACCGATTCCATTGGAGACATAGACGATGAGTCGGATGAGGACGATATTATTGTCGCAAGAAGGCCCAGAGCATCTGCTGCCAACAGGCCTCAGATTTCAAATATATCCGCCATGAAAGCTGAGCGCTTGTCTTCTCCAGTGAGAAACACCACCTCGAATCCCGATGTTAGTTACGTCGACAAATTGAATGAAGAGGAGGTGTTTGGAGGTGACAACAAAGACTCATTCAAGATGTTCTGGATGGACCACTGTGAAGTCGATAACAGTTTGATTTtatttggaaaagttcaaaCCAGGTCCGGCCAGTTTGTTTCTGGAGCAGTCCAAATTAACGGTTTAACCAGAGAGCTTTTCTTCCTACCCAGAAAATATagaaaagttggtggtgaggATGACACAGAAGACGAGGTTAGCCCACAAGATGTCCACGAAGAGATCATTCccttgttgttggacaAGTATAAGTTGGACACCATTAGAGCCAAACCCGAAAAAATGAAGTATGCTTTTGAGTTGACCGGGGTTCCAAAAGAGTCCGACTACTTGAAGGTCTTATTACCATTCAAAACCCCAAAGAATAAGCATTTAATTATGCCTGCTGATTTGGAGGGTGAAACGTTTAGCCATGTGTTTGGAACTAATTCTAATATTTTTGAAGCATTTGTTGTGCAGAGGAACATCATGGGACCTTGTTGGTTAGAAATATCCAAAGGTGATTTCAATTCTATAAGGAATTCGACTCattgtcaagttgaagtctCGGTTGACTCACCAAACTATATCAAACCACTCAATGAAAGAAACTTGCCTCCACCCAACTTAACTCTTATGTCCATTGCTATTCAAACCGTCATGAATGCCAAACAAAACAAGCAAGAAGTTGCTTCTGTTTCTATTGGAACATACAGAAATTTACCCCAAGATGCACCTATTGATGAGAATTTGAAACCAGATAATCTAGTAACCTTGGTAAGACCTGTGAATGCTCCCACATTTCCACCCGGTTTGAACCAGTTAGCTCAGAAACAAGGTCTTCAATTGAGAACATTCCCTAATGAAAAGGCATTATTGAACTGTTTGTCAGGAATGATCAAATCCCAAGATCCTGATATATTTATTGGCCACAGATTAGAAAACATTTCTTTGGATGTTTTGGTCCACAGGATGTATGATTTGAAAGTTTCAACTTGGTCGAATTTGGGTCGTAGAAACAGAAAAGCTTGGCCTGACAGATTTGGTAAAGGTAATGGTGGCTTCAATAACAATTTGCAGATTAGAGAAGTATTCCATGGGAGGTTACTCTGTGACATCGCCAACGAATTGGGTCAATCGTTAACCCCCAAGTGTCAATCATGGGACTTGCCTGAGATGTACGACATAGTCTGCCACAAAGAACATTCGTTCTTGGAAGTCAACTACAACAATAacaaattctttgaagacacCAGTTTCTTGCTAATGGCATTGAACGAAAATGCTTCTAGTTGTAAGATTGCAGCAGAAATAGCATTTTCGATTCAGATTTTGTCATTGTCGAAGCAGTTGACTAACCTTGCTGGTAACGCTTGGTCACAAACCTTGTATGGTACCAGAGCTGGTAGAAATGAGTACATTTTGTTGCATGAATTCCACAAGAATAAATTCATTTGCCCAGACAAAGAGGACAAGTACCACAAGAATACAAGCTATGCCCAACAAGCCAGATTGGAATCGACTGAAGATGATGCTACCAACGTTACTTCCAACAAGAAACCGAAATTTCAAGGTGGTTTGGTGTTTGAACCTGAAAAAGGTCTTCACAAGAACTGTATTTTGGTTATGGatttcaactctttgtaCCCCAGTATCattcaagaattcaacATTTGCTTTACTACAGTCGAAAGAGAAAGGTACAATATTACTCATGATGAAGACAAGGATTTACCCCTGTTGCCTGAAAATGACTTGCAACCCGGGGTATTAcccaagttgttgaatacTTTAGTTAGCCGTCGTCGGGAGGTGAAAAAATTGTTAAAGGATCCTAAGAATACTCCAGTTGAAAGAGCTCAATATGACATCAAACAACAGGCTTTGAAGTTGACAGCCAACTCTATGTATGGTTGTTTGGGTTATGTTAACTCCAGATTCTATGCTAAACCTTTAGCTATGTTGGTTACCAATAAGGGTAGAGAGATTTTGATGGATACCCGACAATTGGCCGAATCCATTGGTTTAAGAGTTGTGTACGGTGACACCGATTCGGTTATGATTGACACCGGTGTCACtgagttgaaagaagctATCAAGACCGGAAACGAGTTCAAAGCCAAGGTTAATGAAAGATATaagattttggaaattGATATTGATAACACTTATAAAGCCATTTTATTGCATGCTAAAAAGAAGTATGCTGCTATGGACATTTCATTCGACAAGAGAACAGGTAAGGAAGTTACCAAGTTGGAAGTCAAAGGTCTTGATATGAGACGTCGTGAATATTGCCAGTTGTCCAAGGACATCTCAACGttcatcttgaacaaggttTTGTTAGACGCTGATTCTGAAAAGGCCTTATCAGAGATATATGAGTATTTGGAACAAATGGCCAATAGAATAAAGAACAATGAGATTCCTATGGATAAGTTCAAGATTAATACCAAATTGTCAAAGGACCCAACGCAATATCCGAATGCCAAATCAATGgctcaagttcaagttgccTTGAGAATGAGAGAACAAGGAAAAGTTGTTAAAGCCGGAAGTGTTATCACTTATGTTGTTACTGCACCTGTCAATGAAAGCGATACCAGTTCAGCCGTTGAAAGAGCAAGATCATTCCAAGAGACCATGAACAAAGCAGCGGGTTTGAGACCAGACCCTTCGTTTTACTTGGAAAAACAGATTTTTGCCCCAGTTGAAAGATTGTTGGAAAGAATCGACGGCATTGACATGGTCAGAGTAGCCGGCTGCTTGTCCATCGACACCTCGAAATATATTCTTCGGGTCAAAAATGGAGATGTGTTAAATGATATTGCCCCAATTGAATCGAGTATCGGTGACTCCGAGAGGTTCAGATCCGCTAGTCATTTGCTTTTGAAGTGCAAGTGTGGACACCAATTCAGATTCGGAGGAATCCAAGCTTCTCATGCTTACAAGATTACGTTCAAGGGTATTGCTTGTAATAAATGTCAATACACTTTTTCAGCCTTACGGATCAACTCGCAACTTGAAACGGCACTCAGAAACCATATTTCTACATACTATGGTGGTTGGTTAGTATGTGATGATGGTGCGTGTGGAATTACAACCAGACAGATTTCAGTATATGGGAAAAGATGTATTGGAAGCTCTGGAAAAGCCTACGGTTGTAAGGGTGTCATGAGATACAAGTACAGCGACAAAGCACTCTATAACCAGTTGTTATACTTTGATGCATTGTTTGACGTTGATAAagccaaaaacaacaaattAAGACCTTTGTACGATGGAGTAGAAGATGGTAAAGTCCCAGCGGACATCCCAGCTGCCACTCTCAATGCTTTAACAGAGCAAAATAGAGACTTGTTTGGTTCGTGTCAACAGGTCGTTCAGAAATACTTGGAAGACTGTGGACGTCGTTATGTCGATATGGGCTCGATCTTCGACTTCATGAATGTGTCCAAGTTCTGAGTAATTTATATATTGTATAGTAGAGAATAAATTATATATTTAGTGCGCGGGCATGCATTCGCACTTTCTCGATAAACTTCATTTGCGTAAACGTCTGTCAAGTTCCCAACAACATCGATATATCATGAATTTCAATCAGCAAATGGGCAACAACAATGGCGGAGGGAACTCCCAGTACCCTGGACAGCCCAATACATTACAGTTTCTCGGccagcagcagcagcagaaTTCTCAACAACCTCCTAACCAGCAACAAGTGAGAAACAACATGCCTATGCAATTACCACCTCAATTTGCAAACCTAAGCCCAGAGCAACTTCAGCAGCTCAGACAACAACCGCAGTTCCAACAAGTGCTTCGGAGCTATATGCAGCGGCAAATGtatcaacaacagcaacaacagcctcaaccacaacaaccTAACTCAGCTCCTCCAATGCAAATGCATAACCAACAACGACAAATGATGGGTCAGGTCCCACTCCCACACTCGTTGCCAGGACTGGAACACTCCATTCCCGACCAATCTTCGATGGTAGGAGATATGTCTGGTCCTAACTCAGCAGGTTTTCAACAGCAGCAATACGCCCAAATGGCTGCCAGGCAACCAAGGGCCACCACAGGTCAACAGATGCCGGCAGTTCCACACCAGGGATTACCCCAGCAGGCCATCAAGACCTTGTCAGGTCGAAATGGACCAGGTTCTCACGCAGATATGGGTGTTGGCATTAATGGAGCCATCAACGGAGTGAAGCCAGAGCCTGTTCTCAACATACCCGCCCAAAGTTTCACACGCCATCCTCCTGTTGCTCCCGAGATAATGAGTCGAGTTTCATTTAAACCAATGGAGAAGACTACGTTGTGGTCCGATAAGCTCAaacaagaaggaaaagagGTTCCCGTGGACTTAAAGGTGTATGAATCGATGATTCAAAAGGACATCAAGTTTAGAGCTCGGAATGCCAGAcagatggagttgaataaGAAAATGACAGAAGACTTGCTACATGATGCCAGGTCGTATAATGAAATCAAACAGCTAAGAATGAACGCAATCTCATTATCACAAAAGGGGCAGTTTAACAACAGTATATGGGGAGAAGGTTATCAGGGATATGGCAACGGGATAACCAATGTATCGACCCAACTCCTCCTACCAGATGGAAGGAAACTTAATAAACGGGTTCCTGAGAGCCATAAAACCGAACGGGAGACTAACAAGGAGTTGCTCGATATGTTACTTAAAACTCCTAAGAGAAACTTGGTTCCTATAAGGCTTGATATTGGAGAACTGGAGAATAAATTCAAATTAAGAGATACGTTTTTGTGGGACTTGAACGAAAAGGATATCAATATAGATcagtttgtggatgtcCTATTAGACGATTATAAATTTATTGATAGAAGTGTCGACTCTTTCATCGTCAAGAGCATTAAAGATCAGATTGAAGACTATAACAGAGAACCAGATAAAGCCATGGGAGAACTTAGAATCCCCATTAAGATCAATATCACCGTAAACAATACCCAGTACACCGATCAGTTCGAATGGGAtattttgaactttgaagataatgaTCCAGAAGAGTTCTCAGTTGTGTTATGTGATGAAATGAACTTGCCAGGAGAATTTGCAACGGCTATTTCCCACTCGATCAGAGAGCAAACCCAAATGTTCCacaaatctttgaatttggcTGGATATACATTTGATGGACTGCCAGtgaatgaagatgaaattaGAAACCATCTCCTTCCTCCCTTAAGACTTGTATCAAACGAGGGTGGTGGATTTGGCCCTTTAGTGGATGACTACTTTTCGATCCTTAGAAACCCCACCAATGTCAATGATTATACCCCATCTCTTATAAAGTTGACCCAATTGGAGATTGAGAGACTCGATAAAGAAATGGAGAGAGAAACCAGACACAAAAGACGACAAAACAATGAGCTTCAGAGTCTTTCAACTGGTGGTAGAGGCACTTCTAGAAGAGCCGCTTATGCTCCAAGAGGTGGACCTACTCTTCCTGATTTGTCAGACATCCCAAAGACATTCAGAACGGCCCAACCATCCAGTGTGTTGCCAGGAGGAGTAGATTTGGGGGTTCCTGACATCTTTGCGTACAATGAAGTGATTGTGCACAAAACCAATATTCCAAATCCTGATTATAAGGCTCCTCAGTCCAAAATACATAGAGTCGTTTTCAATCATGATGAGAACAACGGCCGATTCCTTGTGAAAATCAAGTTAGGGCCTCCACCAGGAGTAAATCCTTATCAAATGGCACCAGGCCAATATGGTGCCATGGGCCATCTCAATCAGACTAGACACCGTTAAACAGACCAAAATTGGTACTATTTATAATAAATTACATTCTCTTACCTCTTGATGTAACAATATTTCGAGCGTGTTGGGTTTCAGCGGACTTTGCAATCCAGGAATTCATACATTTGTTGTCCCTTATATAGAACCTTATTGTCTTTGTATAAGCATTTTCGCTCACCATTCAAATAAGTAATTGAAATAAAGGGCAATTTCTTGTGTAAATAAATGTGTAGATGAAACATGCTATGGTGAAAGGAAATTGACGCTTCTTATAGCTTTACGAATAGCTTAACGTTGAGAGCCGCACATGGAAATGGACAAAACCTTAAACAAGCCAAATATTGGTATTATAGTAGTTCAATACACCATCAATTgtatttggaaaaggaTCAATTCCTCCAATCACTGCTTTCACGACAAGCACCGTTCGAGGTGATTTTCATCTGCCATTCTTCGGCCGAGAAATCGCATCTGCATCTCATTTTGGATATTGCCTACTAGAACGAAATAGTTACTCAAATGAATCAAGTGGTCCTAACACTAGCCAAGGACAGACCCCATAACCCTCCTTCAATTACATTAGGCAATGGGGTACACAAAATAGCATCTGAATATATTAATGTAATCATAAGCGAAAAATGACAATAACCCCAGAAAATAGCTGCCCCGCGACTAGCACAATCATATGAAGACGAGAGTGGAATATAAAACACTTCTAATTTCCCGCAAATTGACGGGTATCTGACCAGAATAAAACATGTCagaacaacaaaaatatGCTTTAGTCACCGGTGCTTCATCAGGAATTGGCTATGCCATGGCCAAAGTGTTGAGTAAAAAAGGCTACAAAGTATTTGGATGCTCACCAAAGCTGGACTCCTTCAAAATGAAACCATTAGCTGATGAGTTTGGGGTGGTTCCTTTTGACTGTGATATCAGTAAGttggaagatatcaagGCGTTAAGCAAATCCGTTGGTAAATTAACTGGTGGCAGATTGGACATTTTGTACAATAATGGAGGTATTGCAACCGGAGGTGCAGGCATCGAGATGgatgaggaagaagttAATAAGGTGTTTCAAATTAACGTCATTGGCCATATCAACATGACTAAGCACTTTGTTGATTATGTGATTGAAACCCAGGGAGCAGTGGTGTTTACGTCTTCGGTGGCCAGTATTATCCCATTGTCATGGACTTCAATATATTGTGCTACTAAGGCAGCAATCAACCTGTATGCCCGTGTTTTACACGCCGAACTCAAACCTTTTGATGTCAAGGTCTATTCAGTGATCACCGGTGGGGTGGATACTCCTATTGCCGATCACTTTGATTTGACTCAGGTTGAAAACTCTAGATATAATGTGGAGGGAGGCTATGAAAGTGTGGTGAAAGCTAAGGGAATGTCAAGAAATAAGTGGACCACCGAGGACCCCGAGGTGTATGCCGAAGGAGTGGCCCGGAAGGTCATTGGCAGAAGTAACTCGTTCAATCTTTACAAGGGAGGAATGGCTTACACGTTGTACTTGTTAACGATATGGGCTCCATTATGGCTTATGCAATGGTTTATTTCTTTCCATTTCAAACAGAATAAGGTGTTCCggaacttgaagaaggccaacaaggagaagatcaagagGAAGTTAACTCTGAAAAAGACCGCATAAGTATGTTTAGGTATAGAATGAATGAGATTTGAGGTTCAGATATTGTTAGTAGTATAAACACATGAAGAAATACTCTATAATGTGCATTCAAGGTCGTCTTTGGCGCTTTAAGTGGTTGTTGCCCATGGGTGCAAAACACGAAGTCTCGCGCGGGCTCTATCCTGCGCAGCTAAAATGTGCGAATAGGAGCAGGAAACTTTAATAAACATCGCCATCTTCTGTACAACTCAACCATGGGACACAAATATAATCAGGTATGTATCTCACGaccccaccaccacccatATATTACACACTGCCGTCTTAATAATGCCTGCTTGATAGGTCACTTATTTTCCCGCGGCTATTACGTATTTTCCTTATTGAACG is a genomic window containing:
- a CDS encoding uncharacterized protein (EggNog:ENOG503PT8X), with translation MPFFIPFSIKMAITAGALLGGTVALVNNKERVLEFGEKLFQGGADFCKESLEKHKQGIVYAADLSDGELEDYDSESATDLETLFSKSEMTTPDASDVEWEHDLEIDLVD
- the VAM3 gene encoding SNAP receptor (COG:U; EggNog:ENOG503P24H); its protein translation is MSFANFDLEAQKSTNGSRITEENHSISQNELDKIIDSTSTQLQVFGNLISQFESQRRSVGSKRDNTELRSSLDSLTVKLSGLERAIKKLMANLAALITKNSDEKTDSKFEITNRQIIIKERLVTEYNDLHRQYARSFKEYSDKKRLYPLKVTEATPLLPDNPQPQYHSQQQQQLQVQDQDIIQETELEYHRLLTEERNREIEQAAEGIQEVNTIFKDLGALIHQQGEQLDLVEDNIADLQQNTQQASHELTKAHEYQKKKGKWSCILLVALCIFVLVVVLAVVS
- a CDS encoding uncharacterized protein (EggNog:ENOG503PV9R); the encoded protein is MRFPRSLLLPICLAFVQAYPTQNTNNSSIVLSAQEQTELSPVIASLQQFNQELGFEKRHLFDKRSNIPVLDKVLTLLNDTNIANIVINHVLLSPTLLDLSTNATIFVLRLNLVNYDNLFIAIEKSGLVNQLILAALDNPNTLPGVLRLIDDLLKDNGINFSSLTSHKRQLDFETFAPVERRESKTLTKRESELLDELFTSLRDSGLVVSVVSNLLTNPDLAAPSAQFLTEILRSGAISVPEVLQALIESGALINILKDVLTDRAILEKVAQIVVDRISKGIIPKNLSDQIFHQ
- the POL1 gene encoding DNA-directed DNA polymerase alpha catalytic subunit pol1 (COG:L; EggNog:ENOG503NY8S; BUSCO:EOG09260375), which gives rise to MMSSKNARREKLKLLKQARELGRNVELSDQEEEAGGIYDEVDEDTFRQHKRNQMMNDDFIVDDDGEGYVDNGADEWDDTTRPNYYSDEEEDVGSKRKRTKKPAKVTKTSQINNFFKPKGFEIASKPKPKVVEADIDDILNDFDDVAPAPKKPRVNVFGSTSSVNRNKPASRNPFNRPAATSRRAEPTTASDDSSDVTISMNDQPSSPIKTAVQEDVDTFSKDTDSIGDIDDESDEDDIIVARRPRASAANRPQISNISAMKAERLSSPVRNTTSNPDVSYVDKLNEEEVFGGDNKDSFKMFWMDHCEVDNSLILFGKVQTRSGQFVSGAVQINGLTRELFFLPRKYRKVGGEDDTEDEVSPQDVHEEIIPLLLDKYKLDTIRAKPEKMKYAFELTGVPKESDYLKVLLPFKTPKNKHLIMPADLEGETFSHVFGTNSNIFEAFVVQRNIMGPCWLEISKGDFNSIRNSTHCQVEVSVDSPNYIKPLNERNLPPPNLTLMSIAIQTVMNAKQNKQEVASVSIGTYRNLPQDAPIDENLKPDNLVTLVRPVNAPTFPPGLNQLAQKQGLQLRTFPNEKALLNCLSGMIKSQDPDIFIGHRLENISLDVLVHRMYDLKVSTWSNLGRRNRKAWPDRFGKGNGGFNNNLQIREVFHGRLLCDIANELGQSLTPKCQSWDLPEMYDIVCHKEHSFLEVNYNNNKFFEDTSFLLMALNENASSCKIAAEIAFSIQILSLSKQLTNLAGNAWSQTLYGTRAGRNEYILLHEFHKNKFICPDKEDKYHKNTSYAQQARLESTEDDATNVTSNKKPKFQGGLVFEPEKGLHKNCILVMDFNSLYPSIIQEFNICFTTVERERYNITHDEDKDLPSLPENDLQPGVLPKLLNTLVSRRREVKKLLKDPKNTPVERAQYDIKQQALKLTANSMYGCLGYVNSRFYAKPLAMLVTNKGREILMDTRQLAESIGLRVVYGDTDSVMIDTGVTELKEAIKTGNEFKAKVNERYKILEIDIDNTYKAILLHAKKKYAAMDISFDKRTGKEVTKLEVKGLDMRRREYCQLSKDISTFILNKVLLDADSEKALSEIYEYLEQMANRIKNNEIPMDKFKINTKLSKDPTQYPNAKSMAQVQVALRMREQGKVVKAGSVITYVVTAPVNESDTSSAVERARSFQETMNKAAGLRPDPSFYLEKQIFAPVERLLERIDGIDMVRVAGCLSIDTSKYILRVKNGDVLNDIAPIESSIGDSERFRSASHLLLKCKCGHQFRFGGIQASHAYKITFKGIACNKCQYTFSALRINSQLETALRNHISTYYGGWLVCDDGACGITTRQISVYGKRCIGSSGKAYGCKGVMRYKYSDKALYNQLLYFDALFDVDKAKNNKLRPLYDGVEDGKVPADIPAATLNALTEQNRDLFGSCQQVVQKYLEDCGRRYVDMGSIFDFMNVSKF
- the SNF5 gene encoding SWI/SNF chromatin-remodeling complex subunit (COG:B,K; BUSCO:EOG0926115P; EggNog:ENOG503NVVX), giving the protein MGNNNGGGNSQYPGQPNTLQFLGQQQQQNSQQPPNQQQVRNNMPMQLPPQFANLSPEQLQQLRQQPQFQQVLRSYMQRQMYQQQQQQPQPQQPNSAPPMQMHNQQRQMMGQVPLPHSLPGSEHSIPDQSSMVGDMSGPNSAGFQQQQYAQMAARQPRATTGQQMPAVPHQGLPQQAIKTLSGRNGPGSHADMGVGINGAINGVKPEPVLNIPAQSFTRHPPVAPEIMSRVSFKPMEKTTLWSDKLKQEGKEVPVDLKVYESMIQKDIKFRARNARQMELNKKMTEDLLHDARSYNEIKQLRMNAISLSQKGQFNNSIWGEGYQGYGNGITNVSTQLLLPDGRKLNKRVPESHKTERETNKELLDMLLKTPKRNLVPIRLDIGESENKFKLRDTFLWDLNEKDINIDQFVDVLLDDYKFIDRSVDSFIVKSIKDQIEDYNREPDKAMGELRIPIKINITVNNTQYTDQFEWDILNFEDNDPEEFSVVLCDEMNLPGEFATAISHSIREQTQMFHKSLNLAGYTFDGSPVNEDEIRNHLLPPLRLVSNEGGGFGPLVDDYFSILRNPTNVNDYTPSLIKLTQLEIERLDKEMERETRHKRRQNNELQSLSTGGRGTSRRAAYAPRGGPTLPDLSDIPKTFRTAQPSSVLPGGVDLGVPDIFAYNEVIVHKTNIPNPDYKAPQSKIHRVVFNHDENNGRFLVKIKLGPPPGVNPYQMAPGQYGAMGHLNQTRHR
- a CDS encoding short chain dehydrogenase family protein (EggNog:ENOG503P15W; COG:Q), coding for MSEQQKYALVTGASSGIGYAMAKVLSKKGYKVFGCSPKSDSFKMKPLADEFGVVPFDCDISKLEDIKALSKSVGKLTGGRLDILYNNGGIATGGAGIEMDEEEVNKVFQINVIGHINMTKHFVDYVIETQGAVVFTSSVASIIPLSWTSIYCATKAAINSYARVLHAELKPFDVKVYSVITGGVDTPIADHFDLTQVENSRYNVEGGYESVVKAKGMSRNKWTTEDPEVYAEGVARKVIGRSNSFNLYKGGMAYTLYLLTIWAPLWLMQWFISFHFKQNKVFRNLKKANKEKIKRKLTSKKTA